The Deltaproteobacteria bacterium sequence GGTTGAACGTTGACTGGCCACTCCCCATAAGCGCCAGTCACCGAATTATATTATTTACTGCGATACTCTTTGACCGCCTTATCGATGGTCTTCAGTAGAGCTAAGCCTTCTGGGGTTGCCCGTGATTCAAATTCCTTGCGAACCGCTTTGGCTGGCTTGGAGAATGACTTACGTTCTTTATCCGTAAGTTCGTAGACCTTGATTCCATAGTTTTTAAAGTTCTTAATTAGACCGGGCTCGAGACGCCGTACGCCTTTTCGACCCTTCTCTGTATCCTTTTGTACATTGCCCATGAGCGCCGGTTGCAGGTCGGCAGGGACTTTGTCGAAAAACTTTTTAGAGTACGCAAGAACGCCTGGCTGATACAGGTGACGACTGATCGTGTAGTACTTGATACCTCGATACCAACCTGCCGCAAACGTGTATAACGGCGTCTGAGCAAAGCCATCCACACGACCCGTGTTCAGGGCGGGCAATACTTCCGAAACCGGCATTTCTGTAGGTGATGCTCCCATCGCCTTCCAAGTGGAAAGGTGAACAGGCGCTTCCTGAGAACGGATCTTACGGCCGGCCAAGTCAGCAGGGTGCTTCACGAACCCATCGGTCAACCCGATATTCTGCCAGCCGTTCTCTGCCCATTGGTACAGGATGTAGCCGTATTTCTTCATGACATCGCCGATTGGCTTGTAAAGGTAGTTATCCAATACAAAGTCGGCTTCTTTAGAAGTCTTAAAGATAAACGGTAGCTCAAGAACCTGCATTTCCGGAACTTCCGTTCCGATTGATGCGGTCGATACCCCGATAATCTCCAAGCGAGCATCCCGGCACTGACGAACCAATGATTTCTCATCGCCTTTAGCACCACCGAAGTAAACCTTCACCTTGATGCGTCCGCCTGAATCTTTACGAATGTGCTTCTTGGTACCCTTGATTTGCTGCTCCCAAGGCGTGCCTTCAGGTGCAACGGTTCCCGCACGGACTACAATCTTGTCGCTCTTCTTCGCAAACGCTTCCGCGCTGAGCGAGATGGCCAATACGGCGCAAAGAGATATTCTCCAAAGCATTCATTA is a genomic window containing:
- the dctP gene encoding TRAP transporter substrate-binding protein DctP, whose product is MLWRISLCAVLAISLSAEAFAKKSDKIVVRAGTVAPEGTPWEQQIKGTKKHIRKDSGGRIKVKVYFGGAKGDEKSLVRQCRDARLEIIGVSTASIGTEVPEMQVLELPFIFKTSKEADFVLDNYLYKPIGDVMKKYGYILYQWAENGWQNIGLTDGFVKHPADLAGRKIRSQEAPVHLSTWKAMGASPTEMPVSEVLPALNTGRVDGFAQTPLYTFAAGWYRGIKYYTISRHLYQPGVLAYSKKFFDKVPADLQPALMGNVQKDTEKGRKGVRRLEPGLIKNFKNYGIKVYELTDKERKSFSKPAKAVRKEFESRATPEGLALLKTIDKAVKEYRSK